From Humibacter ginsenosidimutans, a single genomic window includes:
- a CDS encoding VanZ family protein, with product MGDQVWLALIAVSIGVVAAVLLFIPFVFISHRRRGRVTLGRALLWFAALVYFWAIWVYTLLPLPDPENMRCAGVNLDVFTAVRDLATAAGHPGSMLTNPVVLQLVLNVALFVPLGFFVRVLGGRGWLLATLLGLGVSLLIEFTQLTGVWGLYPCAYRVFDVDDLATNTLGALLGSLAALVVPARLRGMARSAEAGSPRAVTRGRRIVAVICDGLGAMLAQLVVAVLARMLLLTWGHAALEQWGDLAGILSTALIAAALLALVLVTGGTLGDIAVEIRYTGGRLTHRGARLLRYAGGIGGFVVLQMLPAPWSALTWLFGAASLILLFTTDHGRGLPGLVSGTRVVDARAAVAETASGSSAAASVPHDTL from the coding sequence ATGGGCGATCAGGTGTGGCTGGCGCTGATCGCCGTGTCGATCGGGGTCGTCGCCGCGGTGCTGCTTTTCATCCCGTTCGTCTTCATCAGCCATCGGCGACGCGGGCGCGTCACCCTCGGGCGTGCGCTGCTGTGGTTCGCCGCCCTCGTCTACTTCTGGGCCATCTGGGTGTACACGCTGCTGCCCTTGCCCGATCCCGAGAACATGCGCTGCGCGGGCGTGAACCTGGATGTCTTCACCGCCGTGCGCGACCTCGCGACCGCTGCCGGACATCCGGGAAGCATGCTCACGAACCCCGTCGTGCTGCAGCTCGTGCTCAACGTGGCGCTCTTCGTGCCGCTCGGCTTCTTCGTGCGGGTGCTCGGCGGCCGCGGATGGCTCCTCGCCACGCTGCTCGGGCTCGGCGTGTCACTGCTGATCGAGTTCACCCAGCTCACCGGGGTGTGGGGCCTCTACCCCTGCGCCTATCGGGTGTTCGACGTCGACGACCTGGCGACCAACACGCTCGGCGCGCTGCTCGGATCGCTCGCCGCGCTCGTCGTGCCTGCCCGCCTGCGCGGCATGGCCCGCAGCGCGGAGGCGGGCAGCCCGCGTGCGGTCACGCGTGGGCGTCGCATCGTGGCCGTGATCTGCGACGGCCTCGGCGCGATGCTCGCGCAGCTCGTGGTGGCGGTGCTTGCGCGGATGCTGCTGCTCACCTGGGGACACGCGGCGCTGGAGCAGTGGGGCGACCTGGCGGGCATCCTCTCCACGGCCCTGATCGCGGCGGCGCTGCTCGCGCTGGTGCTGGTCACGGGCGGAACGCTCGGCGACATCGCGGTCGAGATCAGATACACCGGTGGGCGGCTCACGCACCGGGGAGCCCGGCTGCTGCGTTACGCAGGAGGCATCGGCGGGTTCGTCGTTCTGCAGATGCTGCCAGCACCCTGGTCGGCGCTCACCTGGCTGTTCGGCGCTGCGAGCCTGATCCTGCTGTTCACGACCGATCACGGGCGGGGACTCCCCGGCCTGGTCAGCGGCACCCGGGTGGTGGATGCCCGCGCCGCGGTGGCCGAAACCGCCTCGGGATCGAGCGCGGCGGCGTCCGTCCCCCACGACACGCTCTGA
- the nusG gene encoding transcription termination/antitermination protein NusG → MSERERDDVDWATAAEQSAEDDEAQEGNQLASEEQSVDPAEREALHVTDPDGNDVDLDAVLDAIAETADPEADAIVDDALEIDDADEAEAAFEAIEDEEDVDGAPADSDEASDDGESDDEAEEAEVDPYDEFKRELRYLPGKWYVIHSYAGFERRVKQNLANRTASMGMEDYIYQVEVPMEDVVEIKNGQRKMVNRVRIPGYVLVRMDLNEDSWSVVRHTPGVTGFVGNAHNPTPLRFDEAFNMLKSLVQVEPVATGKAATAKGQKTAARVPAIEVDFEIGETITIKEGSFAGLPGSISEIKPESGKLTVLVSLFERETPVELSFDQVTKQ, encoded by the coding sequence GTGTCTGAACGAGAGCGCGACGACGTCGACTGGGCGACAGCTGCCGAGCAGTCGGCCGAGGACGACGAGGCGCAGGAGGGCAACCAGCTGGCATCCGAGGAGCAGTCGGTCGACCCGGCAGAGCGTGAAGCCCTGCACGTGACCGACCCCGACGGCAACGACGTCGATCTCGACGCCGTGCTCGATGCCATCGCCGAGACCGCCGACCCCGAGGCCGACGCGATCGTCGACGATGCGCTGGAGATCGATGACGCCGACGAGGCCGAGGCGGCCTTCGAGGCGATCGAAGACGAAGAAGACGTCGACGGTGCACCCGCCGACTCCGACGAGGCGTCCGACGACGGCGAATCGGACGACGAGGCCGAAGAGGCCGAGGTCGACCCCTACGACGAGTTCAAGCGCGAGCTGCGCTACCTGCCGGGAAAGTGGTACGTCATCCACTCCTACGCGGGCTTCGAGCGCCGCGTGAAGCAGAACCTCGCCAACCGCACGGCATCCATGGGCATGGAAGATTACATCTACCAGGTCGAGGTGCCGATGGAAGACGTGGTCGAGATCAAGAACGGCCAGCGCAAGATGGTCAACCGGGTGCGCATCCCCGGCTACGTGCTCGTGCGCATGGACCTCAACGAAGACAGCTGGTCGGTCGTGCGTCACACGCCGGGCGTCACCGGCTTCGTCGGCAACGCGCACAACCCCACGCCGCTGCGCTTCGACGAGGCGTTCAACATGCTGAAGTCGCTCGTGCAGGTCGAGCCGGTGGCCACAGGCAAGGCGGCGACGGCCAAGGGTCAGAAGACCGCGGCGCGCGTTCCGGCCATCGAGGTGGACTTCGAGATCGGCGAGACGATCACCATCAAGGAAGGCTCGTTCGCGGGTCTTCCCGGTTCGATCAGCGAGATCAAGCCGGAGAGCGGCAAGCTCACGGTGCTCGTCTCCCTGTTCGAGCGCGAGACTCCGGTCGAGCTCAGCTTCGACCAGGTCACCAAGCAGTAG
- the rplA gene encoding 50S ribosomal protein L1, with the protein MAQKSKAYRAAAAKIEDGKFYTPDEAVALARETGSAKFNSTVEVALKLGVDPRKADQMVRGTVILPHGTGKTARVIVFATGPAAEAAIAAGADEVGGDELIEKVAGGWTDFDSAVSTPELMGKVGRLGKVLGPRGLMPNPKTGTVTPNVAKAVEEIKGGKIEFRVDKHANVHFVVGKAGFTPEQLSDNINAALEEVVRLKPSAAKGRYIQKGAVSTTFGPGIPLDVNAI; encoded by the coding sequence ATGGCACAGAAGTCCAAGGCCTACCGGGCCGCAGCCGCCAAGATCGAAGACGGCAAGTTCTACACCCCCGACGAGGCCGTCGCGCTCGCGCGCGAGACCGGTTCGGCGAAGTTCAACTCGACCGTCGAGGTCGCGCTCAAGCTGGGCGTCGACCCCCGCAAGGCCGACCAGATGGTGCGCGGCACCGTCATCCTGCCGCACGGCACGGGCAAGACGGCTCGCGTCATCGTGTTCGCGACCGGCCCGGCGGCCGAGGCGGCCATCGCCGCCGGTGCCGACGAGGTCGGCGGCGACGAGCTGATCGAGAAGGTCGCCGGCGGCTGGACCGACTTCGACTCCGCGGTCTCCACTCCGGAGCTCATGGGCAAGGTCGGTCGCCTGGGCAAGGTCCTCGGCCCGCGCGGCCTCATGCCGAACCCGAAGACCGGCACCGTGACCCCGAACGTGGCGAAGGCCGTCGAGGAGATCAAGGGCGGCAAGATCGAGTTCCGCGTCGACAAGCACGCCAACGTGCACTTCGTCGTGGGCAAGGCAGGGTTCACCCCCGAGCAGCTCTCCGACAACATCAATGCAGCCCTAGAAGAGGTCGTGCGGCTCAAGCCGTCGGCCGCCAAGGGCCGTTACATCCAGAAGGGCGCCGTGTCGACCACGTTCGGCCCCGGCATCCCGCTGGACGTCAACGCGATTTAG
- a CDS encoding S53 family peptidase yields MTKRLGRSALTRRATAILSAGACIVALSAVGTPAAQAASRVDYGGSVPAWATSANDSGTAPADTSVEGEVYLNLRDERGATNLALAVSTPGNSQYRHWLSPQQWISRFSPTKQTYNSVVSYLKAQGLTITGTPASRQYVVFRGSAAQLGDTFGTSLHTYDHEGHQLVAPASTPSLPSSVGTSVSAVSLDQSRTLTKPDSIQQGDIPSTSSPSTPQRQMRAAATPTVNAPCSTYWAQNSATVPAAYGKTSYPTNICGYVPKQLRSAYNLDTWSRVGINGSGQTVAIIDAYASPSILADVNQYSAQNGEPTMTGGQYSQIVPKPSQFADTALCQEPSGWQGEQTLDVEAVHAVAPKAKVLYVGGFDCGGGLDIAMSTILDNKLANIVSNSYGDVGEDVPSDVIAGEQNIHLQAAAEGIGLYFSSGDNGDEAASLGYASPDFPASSPYVTAVGGTSIGIAKNGSLSMEVGWGVQADVITKDDSGNLSYTDPLPGSLFAGGAGGGVSAVNAQPAYQRGIVPNSLAKGKRVSPDLAALADPYTGFEIGIQPIVDDDTLATGSYVNETYGGTSLASPLTAAQIALAQQLTHTTIGFANPTLYGLYRVAPSSFRDVKPPSSEVAVAYTSATSGRSFLMTLNHDTSLNVTKGYDDVTGLGALSFDLAHQVAQGRH; encoded by the coding sequence ATGACGAAACGACTGGGTCGTTCCGCGCTCACAAGGCGCGCGACGGCCATCCTCTCCGCGGGGGCGTGCATCGTGGCACTGTCCGCCGTGGGCACGCCGGCGGCGCAGGCCGCATCCCGCGTCGACTACGGGGGCTCGGTACCCGCGTGGGCGACCAGCGCCAACGACAGCGGCACCGCTCCTGCGGACACCAGTGTCGAGGGCGAGGTCTATCTCAACCTCCGCGACGAGCGCGGCGCGACGAACCTCGCGCTGGCCGTCTCCACGCCGGGCAACAGCCAGTATCGGCACTGGCTCAGTCCGCAGCAGTGGATCTCGCGGTTCTCGCCGACCAAGCAGACCTACAACAGCGTGGTCTCCTACCTGAAGGCGCAGGGGCTCACCATCACGGGCACGCCGGCGAGCAGGCAGTACGTCGTCTTCCGCGGCAGCGCGGCACAGCTCGGCGACACCTTCGGCACCTCGCTGCACACGTACGACCACGAGGGCCACCAGCTCGTCGCACCGGCGTCGACTCCGTCGTTGCCGTCGAGCGTCGGCACGTCGGTGAGCGCGGTCAGCCTCGACCAGTCGCGCACGCTGACCAAGCCGGACTCGATCCAGCAGGGCGATATCCCGTCGACGAGCTCGCCGTCGACGCCGCAGCGTCAGATGCGCGCGGCGGCGACTCCGACCGTGAACGCTCCGTGCTCCACCTATTGGGCTCAGAACAGCGCGACGGTTCCTGCCGCCTACGGCAAGACGAGCTATCCGACCAACATCTGCGGGTACGTGCCCAAGCAGCTGCGCTCGGCCTACAACCTCGACACGTGGTCGCGGGTGGGCATCAACGGCAGCGGGCAGACCGTGGCGATCATCGACGCGTACGCCTCGCCGAGCATCCTCGCCGACGTCAACCAGTACTCGGCGCAGAACGGCGAGCCGACCATGACGGGCGGCCAGTACAGCCAGATCGTGCCGAAGCCCAGCCAGTTCGCGGACACCGCGCTGTGCCAGGAGCCCAGCGGGTGGCAGGGTGAGCAGACGCTCGACGTCGAGGCCGTGCACGCCGTCGCGCCGAAGGCCAAGGTGCTGTATGTCGGAGGGTTCGACTGCGGTGGCGGTCTCGACATCGCGATGTCGACCATCCTCGACAACAAGCTCGCGAACATCGTGAGCAACAGCTACGGCGACGTCGGCGAGGATGTTCCCTCCGATGTGATCGCCGGTGAGCAGAACATCCACCTGCAGGCGGCTGCCGAGGGCATCGGCCTCTACTTCTCCAGCGGCGACAACGGCGACGAGGCGGCCAGCCTCGGATACGCATCGCCGGACTTCCCGGCATCCTCGCCCTATGTCACGGCGGTGGGCGGCACCTCGATCGGCATCGCCAAGAACGGCTCGCTGTCGATGGAGGTCGGCTGGGGCGTGCAGGCCGACGTGATCACGAAGGATGACTCCGGCAACCTCTCCTACACCGACCCGCTTCCCGGATCGCTGTTCGCCGGTGGCGCCGGTGGTGGCGTGAGCGCGGTGAATGCTCAGCCCGCCTACCAGAGGGGCATCGTGCCGAACTCGCTGGCGAAGGGCAAGCGCGTCTCGCCCGACCTCGCGGCGCTCGCCGACCCGTACACCGGGTTCGAGATCGGCATCCAGCCGATCGTCGACGACGACACGCTCGCGACCGGTTCGTACGTGAACGAGACCTACGGCGGAACGTCGTTGGCCTCGCCGCTGACCGCGGCCCAGATCGCGCTCGCTCAGCAGCTCACACACACCACGATCGGGTTCGCGAACCCGACGCTGTACGGGCTGTACCGGGTGGCACCGTCATCGTTCCGGGATGTGAAGCCGCCGTCGAGCGAGGTGGCCGTGGCGTACACCAGTGCGACGAGCGGTCGCTCGTTCCTGATGACGCTCAACCACGACACGTCGTTGAACGTCACCAAGGGATACGACGACGTCACCGGTCTCGGTGCCCTGTCGTTCGATCTCGCACACCAGGTGGCGCAGGGCAGACACTGA
- a CDS encoding iron chaperone: MGEVTDYYETLPGDVRGLFDGIRRRALELLPDLTEGRSYGMPALLYRGKGLLSTMQAKTHLAYYPYSGAVVSAVADDLSGYSLARGTVRFSVGKPIPPQIVDRMILARAAEIDARMG; this comes from the coding sequence ATGGGGGAGGTCACCGACTACTACGAGACTCTGCCCGGCGACGTGCGCGGGCTGTTCGACGGCATCCGGCGCAGGGCGCTCGAGCTCCTGCCCGACCTGACGGAGGGGCGAAGCTACGGGATGCCGGCACTGCTCTACCGAGGCAAAGGCCTGTTGTCGACGATGCAGGCCAAGACCCATCTGGCGTACTACCCGTACAGCGGGGCCGTCGTGAGTGCGGTTGCCGATGACCTGTCGGGATACTCCCTCGCGCGCGGCACGGTGCGGTTCAGCGTGGGCAAGCCGATTCCACCGCAGATCGTCGACAGGATGATCCTCGCGCGCGCTGCGGAGATCGATGCCCGCATGGGCTGA
- the rplK gene encoding 50S ribosomal protein L11 translates to MAPKKKVTGLIKLQIKAGAANPAPPIGPALGQHGVNIMEFCKAYNAATESQRGNVIPVEITVYEDRSFTFILKTPPAAELIKKAAGVAKGSGVPHTTKVGKLTAAQVREIAEAKMVDLNANDLDAASKIIAGTARSMGITVE, encoded by the coding sequence ATGGCACCGAAGAAGAAGGTCACAGGTCTGATCAAGCTTCAGATCAAGGCCGGCGCCGCCAACCCCGCCCCGCCGATCGGCCCGGCGCTGGGACAGCACGGCGTCAACATCATGGAGTTCTGCAAGGCGTACAACGCGGCGACCGAGTCGCAGCGCGGCAACGTCATTCCGGTGGAGATCACCGTGTACGAGGACCGCTCGTTCACGTTCATCCTGAAGACCCCGCCGGCAGCCGAGCTCATCAAGAAGGCCGCGGGAGTGGCCAAGGGCTCCGGTGTTCCGCACACCACCAAGGTGGGCAAGCTCACCGCCGCTCAGGTTCGCGAGATCGCCGAGGCCAAGATGGTCGATCTGAACGCGAACGACCTCGACGCGGCATCCAAGATCATCGCCGGCACCGCCCGCTCCATGGGCATCACGGTCGAGTAG